The DNA sequence tatacaatagagcatgacaggatttagcatcacattgaataggcaatactcacagcaccatatggtcagtaatagtccccacaggcaagaggacgtgctcagcagcaataaaggtacaaccagctttcagccttttccctaagtggaacctgaggggaatctatctaccctgttcctatacacttagtccctacttctgggctattagtacccgggatcttaatccctctgactctcctcgtcggagcctggagctgctcagctaaataacctgtctgtctgtcactcctagagtgacctataatggtgagtagcctattcttactagacctgacctgtctaggttccacagagctctgcctgcctgtccCTGGGGTTGTGGGGTGGAAGAGACGCAGCAGCATTTCCTACTGGAATATCCAGTTTCCTCCTCTCTAAGAGACAGTGGGGCAACAGCTTCAGCTCTAAATATGTTCAGAGATTTGGACTTTGCTGAACTTTCATATGGTGTCATTAAGAACGGTAAAGCAGGAATCAGACTCACACTGTATATAATTCTGGCAGTTATGAGGTATCACTTATGGCAAACGAGGTGCAGAATGACCCTGAGTCAGTTGCAACTGTCAATTGAAAATGTCACCAATGCTATTTGTCGAGATATTGTTATTAGTAAAACTAAGGAGACTGGGTTTTTTGATATGTGGGAAGGGgttaatttgtctttttcaaatgtttgatGTTTGATTTGTAAGtaatgcaatatttttctttgttcttttctgatttgtttttggaattttgattattttgattattGGACCAGAAAAAGCCACATACAGGGCCACTCCTGtcatgagacaaggtgagaatCTTGAGCGACCACCTCTggcaaatttaaaggaaaactataccccccaaaattagttcttgagcaacagtttatatcatattaagtggcatattaaagaatctttacaatctagaatatatatttaagtaaatattgcccttttacatctcttgcctggaacccccattttgtgatggtctctgtgctgcctcagagatcacctgaccagaaatactgcagctctaactgtaacaggaagagatcagctgaccagaaatactgcagctctaactgtaacaggaagagatcacctgaccagaaatactgcagctctaactgtaacaggaagagatcagctgaccagaaatactgcagctctaactgtaacaggaagagatcacctgaccagaaatactgcagctctaactgtaacaggaagagatcacctgaccagaaatactgcagctctaactgtaacaggaagatatcacctgaccagaaatactgcagctctaactgtaacaggaagagatcacctgaccagaaatactgcagctctaactgtaacaggaagagatcacctgaccagaaatactgcagctctaactgtaacaggaagagatcacctgaccagaaatactacaactctaacggtaataggaagaagtgtggaagcaaaagacacaactctgtctgttaattggctcatgtgacctaacaagtatagtttgtttgtgtgcaccgtgaatgcTATGAtgccagggggtggcccttattttttaaaatggcaattttctatttgtgattacccaatggcacatacatagaaaagtatattattatgaaaatggtttatttacatgaagcaggatttacatatgagctgttttatgcaatatctttttatagagacctacattgtttgggggtatagttttcctttaatagccaaatttcttttttttaacatggaaattcagctctgctaatTTAACGagtgcaatagcgctcactgcactattTATGGGGCCCCCCTGGACCTGCTCCGAAGCTAAAAGttgtaagaaaaaaacatccataaaACCTCCCTAGTACCTTAAGACAGTGACCAGCTCCCATGAACTAGTGGCTAAATGATTCCATTAACAAATGAAGTTAATTTAAGGCTCGTTAATGGGATTATAAATACAAAACAGCATttttcctaatgaaagaaaatgtaattgtaggTGCCTCTTAAACATGAATTCATCAAATATTTTCCATAGATTGTTATTCGTAGATCTATCGGCATTTCTCATctccttgttctgactctttacatggtacaggtatgggacctgttatccagaatgctcgggacttggggctttctggataacggatctttctgtaatttggatcttcataccttaagtctactagaaaatcatgtaaatgttaaataaacccaataggctggttttacttccaataaggattaattatatttcagttgggatcaagtacaagcgactgttttattattacacagaaaaatgacattattttttaaaaaaattttttggctacttcgaccattgaatgggctacttcgaccttcgaaaggattcgaactaaaaatcattcgactagtcgatcattcgatagtcgaagtactgtctctttaagaaaaaacttcgaccccctagttcgccacctaaaagctaccgaacccaatgttagcctatggggaaggtccccataggcttggctaagtttttttggtcgaaggataatccttcgatcgttggattaaaatcctttgaatcgttcgattcgaaggatttaatcgttcgatcgaatgattattccttcgatcgttcgatcgaactttttgcgcagaatcctttgacttcgatattcgaagtcgaaggattttcattccccagtcgaatatcgagggttaattaaccctcaatattcgacccttgatgcatctgcccctaaaagtcaataTACAGAAAAGCTTTGCTATAAAGTGCCGTTAAGCCTGCAGAAATGTCATATCTTAAGCGCATTTAAATTCTTGTGCGCATTGGAATGAAACACGCGACTATATGTAGATTGAACTAAAATCGAGTTCAATTTGTTCTAAAGATATGGAGTAAAACACAAGATTGAATACATAACATGTAATTGTACATTGTTGTTTACACATTAACTAAATCAACTTTGGTTTTTACAATCGGAGTCGTTTTGCGCTTGGGATACATCCGCTGATTGTGTTGGGAATGGAAGCGCGTCAGTGGAGGTGGTAGAATTCGAAGCGCTACCGTGGGAGTGATATCCGTTTGATGAAAATTGACAAAGCGATTTCATTTAACTGCATTTTAGTTCATGAATTTTAAAGAAATTGCTAAAAAGAAACTGTTTTGATTGGTAACCTATTACAATTGTAACTTCAATGAATTATGCCAAACTGGAACCGCATTTGTGCAAATGTATTAGCGGTATAATGTCATTTATCTTCTTTAAGGTTAATACGGaagtgatatttattttatcCATGTTAAACATTGTTTGCAGCACAAGGGTTAATAAGCCAGGTTGTTTAATTGTAATTATTGAAGTCATGTCCGGTAAAGTGGTTAATAAAGCCATTAGCTGCTTTTATGTGTAATACCTATGACTACATATGGGTTGATACGAAaatagggttgcaccaaatccaggactctgcctttttcagcaggattcagatttggccgaatccttctgctcggctgaactgaatcctaatttgcatatgcaaattagggacggggagggaaattgcatgactttttgtcagaaaacaaggaagtaaaaaatgttttccccttcccaccgctaatttgcatatgcaaattaggattttgatttggttcggtattcggccgaatccaaaatagtggattcggtggatccctatacgaaatgcgtcaggaaATTGATGCTTTTAAcaagtttaaaataaaagtttacttGTGTAACCTACACGGATGGATACGGAGTGCTCATCTAACATTGTATACAGATCATGGCGGGCTCCCAATCTGTAGGGGGTAGAGTAGGGGGTGGCACAGATTTTTCAGTGTTCTTTGCCCTCTATCACCTCCAGTTTGTCCCCCATCCACCCTCAGGCCACTTTAATTTTCCATCCTCATTCAGATTGTACACCGAGTAAGTCTTTGAGATTCTTCTAAGAGAAGCGAATCGTATTGGAGAAGGTGATTGACATCATTAGGCTATGTGATAATGGGcttgaaaaacatttaatttagcACTGCtgggtcctaggttcaattccagagGACTTTAGCAGGTAACTACTGACCAGCAACTCTTATGATCTGGTTGTTGGGGGTTCTGGGAATTGAGACTGGACTGAACGACAGAAAACACAAATCCTGCATTCATTCTcatgtactacagctcccagaatcccctgataCCAGTCAGGGAGAAGTCATTATGTCACAAGCAATACAAGAGCCTGATTGGTCCTGACAAAGACAGGGGTCATTTCTACAGGCTCCCGTTTTTCTTTCAGGTCTGTGTTCAGGTCAGACTGTTGGTTGTGGCACGTCAGACTGTTTCATGTATTATACAGGCATATGAGTTATGGCCCTTACTCCCATTCTCTCTCAGTCCTGTGTCCTATAATTTGCACCCAAATGTATTTTCAACCTGCAATTGAAAAGGTTGAAAATCGCAACCAATAAAGATAATGTTCCACAGAGATGGCTGGGGGAGTGGCTAAAGGCAAAACAGGGTGTGACCGAATCCATCATGGAAACCCCCCACAGCAGATAAAACTTTATTACACTTTTATAACACTTTCTCATAAGTGACAATTCTTTATTGGTGCatattacaaatattttgcatttataatagCCACCCATTTGTCCTTATTTGCAATACACATTGAACTCATTTGCAGTCTCTTATTGGCCACCCTGGGAATTCCGAGGTTTGGCAATTCCATTCACTGAGATGATGAATAACAAGTAGCGGGATTTCATTTTTCTTGCACTGCTTAAAGAATTTTTGTCATTaacaaaatatttgcagtgttgGAATATGAATTTCAAATGTGTTTTCTTAAACATTATAGTTTTCAGGGTGAATGAAGTTCTATTTGacaattaggggctgatttattataagCCGAGTTTGACGTTGTCAGAAAATGTTAATTCTTTCACTTGCATTTCTTGCCAtggattgtttttttgttgtagGATATTTTTTTACCATGATTATGACTTTTAAAGACCACATCACCAAAAAcctgtctttttatttttccaatgttgGGGTCACTGTCATATATTCTCATGGCCCCTACCTTAGGAAATACTGTGGCCACTGTGTCATTTATTGACTTATTGTGGCAAGACCACAGTGCCATGGAAAACTGAGGGTCATATATATATTGTTGGGCCATTAGTTCATCAACCATGGGGGTCTCTGTGTCATTAATCGTATGATCATTGACGTATATTGCTGCGGCCTCTGCCATTAACTGCTGCACATACTGAAGTTATAAAATTGTGAACATTACTACTGAAGTGGGACTTCTTAATAGTTGGTGTGGCCAAGAaaaaactgggtacatagagCTCTGGTTCTCGATGtttgcaggtcttctcaatagcaagttttactcctttttttctgatcatgcctacttctaatgatgtcacttctggtttacaatgacagcacttcctgttttactccttttttttctgatcacaccaatgtctaatgatgtcacttccggtttacaatgacagcacttcatgtttcttgatggtcagccgGTCGCGAatcaggttgcagataaggtattcgcgggtcgggtagcgggtccaagcgggtaagtatgcgggttgggTTGAACAAATTgtttccgcacaggactctactctGGGGGGGTGCCTAAGCCGGAGCCAGGTCTGATTGAAAACTTCTAATCTTTTGAGAGCTCTTATgaaagtgtaatttttaattgTAATGATACTGTTAAGTGCAGATCCAACATGGCCACCACATAATATTCAACATTGAAGAAGGTACAACAAAAGTCAGAACTCCAGtgactgtcctcactgtgatgaaccccctactctgttcctttaaatgaaacttcttttcctctagtctgaaggggaggcctctggtacgtgattctctttatgggtaaaaaggtcccctgctatttgtctataatgtcctctaatgtacttgtaaagtctaattatgtcccctcacaagcgccttttttcccccagagaaaacaaccccaaccttgtcagtctcccctcataatttaactcttccctccctctaaccagtttagttgcacttagtctctgcactctctccagctcatttatatccctcttaaggactggagtccaaaactgcccccatactccagatgaggcctcaccagggacctataaagagacacaattatgtttcatcccttgagttaatgcccttttttatacaagaactttatttgctttagtagccacagaatgacactgcccagaattagacaacttgttatctacaaagaccccaagatccttctcatttaaggaaactcccaacacactgccatttagtgtataacttgcatttatattatttttgcatttatcaacattgaacctcattttccagtttgctgcccagtttcccaacttagacaaatcactgtgcaaagtgtcagcatcctgcatggaacctatagttctgcacaatttagtatcatctgcacaaatagaaacagtactttcaatggccacctccaggtcattaataaacaagttgaaaagcaagggaccaagtacagagccctgcggtactccactaacaacactggtccaattagaaaatgttccatttaccaccactctttgtagtctatcttttagccagttctctatccaggtacaaatactatgttccaggccaacattccttcatttaaccagtaaccttctgtgtgacactgtatcaaatgctttagcaaagtctaagtaaatcacatccactgccatcccagaatctaggtctctacttacattctcgtaaaaagaaattaagttagtctggcaagatctattacacataaaaccatgctggcacaaactcatagtattatgatttgctatgaagtccagtatcttatcctttattaacccttcgaaaagctttcctatcactgacatcagactaactggcctatagttttgaggctgagaacgggatccttttttgaatagaggcaccacattagcaattcgccagtctttcggggctatgccagatctcaatgaatcctgaaaaattaagtaaagaggtttggcaatcacagagctaagctcgctaagtaacctgggatgaataccatctggccccggacctttgttaatcttaacatgttctagtctcttttgaatttcaacatgtgtgaaccatgtattattagttgtattactagaattgggactattaagaaggaaaccttcacttattggttgctcatttgtgtagacaggtgaaaaatatgagttcagaatttgctcttttattttgttttcatctaccagctgacccccctctgatagtaagcgtcccaccccttcctgcttcattttttactattaacatatttaaaaaattattttggatttggatatatttttttttttactgcttgctgcaatatccttttctatatcaattttatcttgccttatagcttctttgcatgatttattggcctccttgtaccttataaatgattcggctgtaccagataacttgaaagccttaaaagcaggtcttttcttacccacctcaacaccaacgcttctattgaaccaaaaaggttttgctttgcaacgacgttccttgcttacaagtggaatatactgacaagtagatttattaagcagcattttaaagacttcccatttttgttctgtgtttaaccctgtgaaaagcatttcccacttaatatgttgcagagatgcccttatactgtcacagtttgcacctctgaaattttgtgttttagttggtcccttatagaattgctactgcaacagaatctcaaaggagaccatgttatgatcactattccctaaatgcccctcacccacacaaatgttagagatgagttcagtattgttagttattacaggtacaaaagagagttattcctagtaggttcttgaacgagctggaataaaaagttgtcattcagcatatttacaaacctacgagctttttgtgtcttagcaaccccattaccccagtcaatgtctggataattgaagtcacccatagtaacaacgtgacccagctgtgaagccgcttgtatctgcaagagtagctgggcttcatactcgacacttataccaggtggtttataacatacaccaatgagaattctctttgttaccttttgcccagtcaaaatctctacccagagggattctacaccctcaccagtggcagctattggtatttctttagcgcatggcttcagggtcggactggacatgggggggcccaccgggtaactatactccggccccccgtgcgcatgcgcgaacgtctggCCGCACGCCAGCACGAATGCGCGAACGTCTCGGCGCACGTCTCGGCGCACGCTGGTTTGTGCCCAAACgcaggtgcgcatgcgcaaacacagaCGCGCATGCGATACCGGCGcaccaattcatttttatttgggggcccagACATCAGCGGAGGGGGGCCAgaacattgggggagggggggctgggctggcgggggcccatgaaggccggggcccaccgggttttttcccggtttcccgccggcccagtccgacactgcatggctttaattcaggctttacatacaaacacactcctccacccgctatttaatccctctgtccctcctaaaaagggtgtaaccatttaaattcacaatccagtcacatgtttcatcccaccaggtctcagtgataccaattatatcataatgtttagagcaattaattccaggtctcccattttacctgacaaactccgtgcatttgcagcatacagtggaggttactacttttacttgtgaaatttgcattacttagtggagaattatatgttaagttagtattattctgttttccttgtaacagagggacctccttagctggtaaactatatgcccccctcactcctcccccatgaccccttactaaccccactgccccctCTACACTAGctcccccataattctttatctcacccacatCTCAGAGTTTAAGACACAAACCCTAAGTGACACAAACGATTCACAAATAATCCAGACTGTGGCCAGCGCCGATctgcgcctttatgccgcctgaggcagccgTCCttgacccctcctcacggcgctcacattttctgcgcaggagggggtcgggcgcTGCAAgacacaattgcgctctctgcactagaagagccgattttctgggttgaaaactggaaatttggctcttagttaccaggagcgagtGGAtaaactcgcctcattggtggagcccCCCTGACTGTGACACACAATAGTAGTTTCCCAGGTTTCCCAGACCCAAATCCAAACATTCATGTCATTTACTTTTCTGCATATGAAGCAGATTCCCGATGTCTCGTTGTTCCTGTAAAGGGTTTTCCATGCGCCATATTTAATAATGCAgctgaaggaaagaaatgaaacGTCTTGTGGTTCATGAAAGTAACTGGGGAAGTGCACACAGCACACGTAGCGCCTCAATCCCATTCATTTACAGTGTGTCAGACACAAAACCAGGCTGCCTCTATCTCTACTACTTCTTAATAAGCCCTACACAAAAGCGCTCACAGACAAGTCCTATACTCACACCCTGGTCTTCATATGAACGAGCGCCCATCTCTGATTGGCCCACTTTTCCTGATCAAGACACGCCCCCAGCTGTTTTACATGGAAATAAGGTCAGTTGAACAATAtagtataaaatatgttttattatgggtttttttccatcTTTCTCCTCACTGGGTTACAAATATGAATTAGTACAATGACATGGAGAGTAAACTACAAATCTAATGTGgaattattcctttaaaggggaggttcacctttaagttagtgtttagtatgttatagaatgacttattCTTCGTtcatttttttatcgtttttgaattatttgtctacttctgactctttttagcttttaatagggagtcgctgaccccatctaaaaccaaatgctctgtaaggctacacatggagtgttattgctactttattattaatcacatttctatacagaccctccttattcatattccagtatctcaattaaatcaatgcatggttgctaaggtaaattggaccctagcaaccagactactgaaactgcaaactagagagctgctgaataaaaagcttaataagtaaaaaaccacaaataataaaaaattaaagccaattgcaaattgtctcagaatatccctctctacatcatactaacagttaattgaaaggtgaataacccctttaaggaaaacagcAATAATCAGCATCAGTCTGTTCCCTGCTGTACCAGTAAAGTCTTGGGACAATCCCCTGACATAAGAGCAGTGTTAATATTTCAGATTGATATGGCATCTTGGCTTTAATATGATCCTGCCCCTATACCCACGTAATATTGTATAACTGACTCACCCCAAGCAAAGTAATGCTCAGCACTGATATACAATATGCGGCCAGGGGAGGGGCTGTACTGACTGGTTTAGATCTACAGGAATTACACTAATGTATCCTCTGATTAACCTATTCAattaataaagtgccatagaTACTAACTAATGATTCTCACCCAGGAATTACCCCTCCcgacccagaatgcagcatgaaggggctcagtgaatgtgacagtgaaggtgtgtaagtgtctgattggctcactcagctcataaaaggacagacgtccggcctcatagtccaatgagatcctgattctcctgcaggaagagaCGTGGGGTAACTCTGTCCTTTTACTGTCATGTACCACTGAATATCTGTTATTATCAACCCATCTGTACAAACcccaggacttgttattattccCAATACCAGACTGAccccctctcctctctatactgggataggccacccctaccccccagtcccctgattcactgacctccacttcccagtaatgtcgccctgaggggaaactcctgctgcttaaagtctgagtataatcctgaaatctctctggggattgtgggtaatgtagttttgttGGTGAGAAGGAAGCAGATTTCgtgtcccctgatacagatacaagattatgagccgtgtttatatccagtaacaggtctgtagcctcctgcccatataCAGGGTCAAATCTACTGTTAGTAATAGAATTTAATGGGGAAATACTTGGTATTGTTTTTATCAATGACACAAAAAGTTCTGAGCCTTCTCCTCCACTGGTTGATGTTCCCAAATGATGGGCTAATTTTGTATTTACCCCAGTCCcaatggcagctaagcctgtgagtaatgtctctgagatcagatccacatccagatcccctacagcagggacctttatatcatgtctctctctgcccccctcattatctgcagctccatgtgattcccgttcctgtaggacagtgagtggatctgccatgttgcacagctcctcaatgtgacggatcttcctggacagctcgtccttctttatttccagctgctccatcagatcagtgagtgtgagtgagagcttctctttctggctggagatgtcactcaggagtcgcttctctagggcttccagctgttccctgatgtctctaaacagggcagtgactctctctgtctcaccggctgctttttctgccacttctctcctgcgctcctgcagtctctgggctcctctctcagtctcctctctctctggcctcagtttctccacaactttcctcagtgtctctttcttcttctcagaggcctcactcagcagctccaccctgtggcccctgtgctctccggccagacagcaggacacacagacacagacagactccTCACAGCAGTAATATTTCAGGGGTTCATCATGGACGGAGCATTTCTTGTCCCCCATGTCCATTGTGGGTTCTATTAAGACGTGTTTCGCTGACTTGCTGTGCATCCTCAGGTGCTTATtacacagagaagcctcacacaggagacaggatttaACAGCAGGTACATGGGAGTCACAGTAGGTGCAGGGAATCCCAGTGTCCCCCGGCTCGGGCTGAGCAGAAAGGAATCGCTCTGCTATGTTCCCCAGAGTTCTGTTCCTGGGCAGGGCAGGGCGCTCC is a window from the Xenopus laevis strain J_2021 chromosome 6L, Xenopus_laevis_v10.1, whole genome shotgun sequence genome containing:
- the LOC121394808 gene encoding E3 ubiquitin-protein ligase TRIM7-like, which gives rise to MAAADLRDELSCSICLSIYTDPVSLPCAHNFCRGCIGRVLGTQEGSGPYSCPECRQEFKERPALPRNRTLGNIAERFLSAQPEPGDTGIPCTYCDSHVPAVKSCLLCEASLCNKHLRMHSKSAKHVLIEPTMDMGDKKCSVHDEPLKYYCCEESVCVCVSCCLAGEHRGHRVELLSEASEKKKETLRKVVEKLRPEREETERGAQRLQERRREVAEKAAGETERVTALFRDIREQLEALEKRLLSDISSQKEKLSLTLTDLMEQLEIKKDELSRKIRHIEELCNMADPLTVLQERESHGAADNEGGRERHDIKVPAVGDLDVDLISETLLTGLAAIGTGVNTKVYGQEATDLLLDINTAHNLVSVSGDTKSASFSPTKLHYPQSPERFQDYTQTLSSRSFPSGRHYWEVEVSESGDWGVGVAYPSIERRGGQSGIGNNNKSWGLYRWVDNNRYSVVHDSKRTELPHVSSCRRIRISLDYEAGRLSFYELSEPIRHLHTFTVTFTEPLHAAFWVGRGNSWVRIIS